The Calothrix sp. PCC 7507 DNA segment GGGTGTTTCATTCGAGAAGAGATGAGATTTGTCAAGGGAATAATCTCACGCATAGACGCGGAGCGGCTTCCCGCAGGGTAGACGCAAAGACGCAAAGAAAAACTTCCCTATTGCCTATTGCCTATTGCCTATTGCCATAGTTATCTCCTCAGAAATCCTCTCCCAGGCTAACTGAGGCTCGGCTGCAGCGGTAATGGGACGGCCAATGACGAGGTAATCGGCACCAGCAATGATAGCTTGGGCGGGTGTGAGCGATCGCTTTTGATCTCCCTTGTCTGCCCACGTAGGACGAACCCCTGGACAAACTAACAGAAAATTATCAGCGCAAGTTTGCCGTAATTGCACCACTTCTTGGGGTGAACACACTGCCCCATCTAATCCTGCATCTTGTGCTAAAAGCGCCATCTCCAGGGCGTATTCTGGCAATTCTAGGGGGATTTTCAAGTCGAAGGCTAATTGTCTCGCGGAAATGCTCGTTAACAGGGCGATAGCGATTAATTTTGGTGGTTTAACACCTGCTTGTGCGGCTCCTGTTTGTGCGGCTTCAGTGGCAGCTTTCAGGGCATCTCTACCAGCACTAGCGTGAATTGTCAACAAATCCACCCCATAACCAGCCACCACCCGACAAGCACCAGCGACGGTGTTAGGGATATCGTGAAACTTTAAATCCAGGAAAATACGCTTATTCCGCGACTTTAGCACCTCCAGGATATTTGGCCCAGTGCTAGTAAATAACTCTAAACCCACCTTCCAGAAACTGACTTCTGGTAGTTGATCTACAAGAGCGATCGCCCTTTTTAAATCCGGTACATCCAAAGCCACAATAATTTGCTGTTCTACTCCCACTGCCAATTCTCCATTACCTATTGCCTATTGCCTATTTACGGTACTAAGCGGACAAACTTATTTTTACCTACTTGTAAAACCTTACCTTGTAACTCAACAGGAGAGATGAAAGTAGTATCGACATCAGAAATGCGATCGCCATCCAGACGCACTCCTCCCTCTTGAATCTTCCGCTTACCTTCGCCGCTACTTTTACACAAGCCAGTAACATTCAGCAGATAGGCTAACTTCACGGGAAACTGTGACACCCCAGCCAAGGAAAATTCTGCGACTGCGCCTTCCTTACCGCCGCTTTTAGCAGCCTCTTGAGCTTCATTAGCTGCTGATGCGCCATGATACTGTCTGACAACTTCCCATGCTAAAAGTGTTTGGCGATCGCGGGGATTTTCTGGCAATTCTTCTAAAGGCAAATCTGTCAACAGTTCAAAATACTGTGCCAGCAGTTGATCGGGAGTTCCTTGCAACTTTTGATATTTCTGTGATGGGTGTTCTGACAAGCCCACATAATTACCTAGAGACTTAGACATTTTTTGCACACCATCAGTACCAATCAAAATCGGCAGTAACAACCCAAATTGCGGCTTTTGACCAAAATGGCGTTGTAAATCTCGCCCCACAGCAATGTTAAACTTTTGATCAGTCCCGCCTAATTCCACATCAGCCTCAACAGCAACAGAATCGTAACCCTGCATCAAGGGATAGAGGAACTCATGGAGGAAAATTGGATTCTCTTTCTTATAGCGTTCTGCAAATCCCTCCTTGGCTAGCATCTGCCCTACTGTCATTGTGGAGAGTAATTCTAAAATTTTCCCTAAATCCATCCCAGAGAGCCATTCTGAGTTATAACGCACCTCTAACCGTCCAGGTGTGTCAAAATCCAAGATAGGACGCACCTGATCGAGATAAGTCTGAGCGTTTTGCGCCACATCTGCTGCTGTAAGTTGACGACGCACCTCCGATTTACCAGTTGGATCACCAATGCGAGCCGTAAAATCACCGATAATTAGCACTGCCGTATGTCCAGCATCTTGAAACCCTCGCAGTTTTCGTACTGGTATGCTATGACCAAGATGAATATCAGAGCCTGTAGGATCAATACCTAACTTGACCCTCAAAGGTCTGTTGGTAGTCACCAAACACTTTTCTAAACTTTCACTGTCGCTATCAGCATCAGTTGGTTGGGGGAAAATTTCCACAATTCCACGACGCAACCAAGGAAAATCTTGCACCATACTAGGAAATTCGCTATTAATTAAGCTTTGGACTTTAACATCTTGGCTTCGCTCGATGTTAAAACTGAGCGAAGCCGCAGTTTTAAAAGTGGGGTTGGTTGTAATCACTGGCAATTTGTCCGATTTCTCATCTGCCAAATTACTATAATTGCAAAAAATCAACCGCTTGACTTCGCCGAATGAATTACAGTTATATTTACCAGTGAGGAAGTGAGATCGCCGTGTCGTCTAGGACTTTTGAAGACAAGGAAGCCCAAAAAAAGGCTTCATCAGGTTTCGAGTTTTTGAAAGGAGTAGGTCAGGTAGCTGGCGGAACGCTCCTATCAATTACAATGCTGGCAAGTTCAATTGTAGCGGGAGGATTGGTCGGTTTAGCGATTAGTTTCCGTAATTTGCCAGATGTCAGACAATTACGTAACTTCTTTCCTTCAGAAACAACTTATATTTATGACGTTAAAGGCAAACTATTAACGAGTATTCACGGGGAAGCTAACCGAGAGGTGATCGCCCTAGATAGAATTTCGCCAAATCTGAAACGCGCTGTATTAGCCAGCGAAGACAGTCACTTCTACGATCACCACGGTATTAACCCCAGTGGGGTTGGGCGGGCGGTGGTTGTCAACTTCGTAGCTGGGGGAGTTAAAGAAGGTGGTTCAACTGTCACGATGCAGTTGGTAAAAAACCTGTTTCTATCGCAAAAACGAGCCTTTACCCGCAAGATTGCAGAGGGAGTTTTGGCAATTCGTCTAGAACAAATCCTCAGCAAAAACCAAATTTTAGAGATGTACCTCAATCAAGTTTATTGGGGTCACAATAATTATGGCGTGCAAACTGCCGCCCGCACTTACTTTAACAAGTCAGCCGAATATTTAACCTTGGGTGAGTCAGCCATGATGGCGGGTTTAATCCAAGCACCAGAAGAATTCAGCCCGTTTGTGAGTATGAAGCTGGCAAAACAGAAACAAAAAGAAGTACTCGGACGGATGT contains these protein-coding regions:
- the tyrS gene encoding tyrosine--tRNA ligase encodes the protein MVQDFPWLRRGIVEIFPQPTDADSDSESLEKCLVTTNRPLRVKLGIDPTGSDIHLGHSIPVRKLRGFQDAGHTAVLIIGDFTARIGDPTGKSEVRRQLTAADVAQNAQTYLDQVRPILDFDTPGRLEVRYNSEWLSGMDLGKILELLSTMTVGQMLAKEGFAERYKKENPIFLHEFLYPLMQGYDSVAVEADVELGGTDQKFNIAVGRDLQRHFGQKPQFGLLLPILIGTDGVQKMSKSLGNYVGLSEHPSQKYQKLQGTPDQLLAQYFELLTDLPLEELPENPRDRQTLLAWEVVRQYHGASAANEAQEAAKSGGKEGAVAEFSLAGVSQFPVKLAYLLNVTGLCKSSGEGKRKIQEGGVRLDGDRISDVDTTFISPVELQGKVLQVGKNKFVRLVP
- the pyrF gene encoding orotidine-5'-phosphate decarboxylase codes for the protein MGVEQQIIVALDVPDLKRAIALVDQLPEVSFWKVGLELFTSTGPNILEVLKSRNKRIFLDLKFHDIPNTVAGACRVVAGYGVDLLTIHASAGRDALKAATEAAQTGAAQAGVKPPKLIAIALLTSISARQLAFDLKIPLELPEYALEMALLAQDAGLDGAVCSPQEVVQLRQTCADNFLLVCPGVRPTWADKGDQKRSLTPAQAIIAGADYLVIGRPITAAAEPQLAWERISEEITMAIGNRQ